The proteins below are encoded in one region of Oncorhynchus nerka isolate Pitt River linkage group LG15, Oner_Uvic_2.0, whole genome shotgun sequence:
- the LOC115142564 gene encoding peptidyl-prolyl cis-trans isomerase G-like isoform X2: MLHTPSCWWQYWNLNHNKVGKKSSEAVNLKSHPSSDTLEDNMPNGTRELQSGASSAMSYIMDPSARDWSKGSLRGSSGPFSPDTDGDVDGDPVQPSVDLELARKKKELEVIEEKIARKKAVLATRQLKHGAKDMPKKQTASTTVKGIAKQTKINNTIFKTYNQVTDKSSRVCLPLKRRVLDILRKFRRTPTKKQNKMRALELMISAPLENEEAHPLRLRVKVLMNQRRSPNNEVVPDDKQHNPTIQRPVHSLRTQEKDIAATGFQRFLNVLNEGVDLNKLSKIVNEENELLIVGEELPQVWPTLLEGHVDYSSRSKSSPFEEKKVRLEDEQRYEQMQTLLEIVGLDLGVEELGRLTDRTNDRLYGKMGDLKRKENEKGEEKKESEPSFKHLSTSSLPSDSASPLLNQHSNMTVEYSSSSNRVCDIERDRSERDRSERDRSERDRSERDRHRHSGTRDKDRDREEDIVREMEISERDGHREDRAREGDSPTRERSRQRCSSTRDKDRVRERDRSERNRKGDWHRHSSTRERDNDIPVVRETNRSERNRDKDGGRDPEKDWDGGQERDRDRSRRDGGRYRSERDGDRDPEKGRDGGRERDRDKYRSERDRNRAIDKDIERWLQRTKDGDKRSRTSDWDSESDWNSHCSTRDWDRERSERDRYGDESRESSIELYSYSMDPVFPVSHPHASMMANYSPTQYSQYMTYHSSPYTMAFPPGWGYPPGTMPPGTMPPGTMPPGIMPPGIMPPGNMPPGTMLPGVMLPVTMPPGIMPAGAMLPINKPRLPNPPGYPPNTNFPPYYSNGTTALNQTYTKPASNLQLSSTQPASNLQLSSTQPASNLQLSSTKPASNLQLSSTQPASNLQLSSTQPASNLQLTSTQPAGTAAVLPLLRNPPICHKKLAPWYNENNKALRRVSRQMERKWRSTNLEVFRLAWEDSKAQYRKALNAARLAYFSKQIEENKNNPKCIFDTVDKLTKKQHSPSEDGLHFT; encoded by the exons TGAACCTGAAGAGTCATCCCAGCTCAGACACGCTGGAAGATAACATGCCAAATGGAACCAGAGAGTTACAGTCTGGTGCTTCCTCTGCTATGAGCTACATTATGGATCCCTCTGCCAGAGACTGGAGCAAAGGCTCATTGAGGGGTAGCAGTGGTCCCttctccccagacacagatgggGACGTTGATGGAGACCCTGTGCAGCCCAGTGTGGACCTGGAACTAGCTCGtaagaagaaggagctggaggTCATAGAGGAGAAGATAGCTCGCAAGAAAGCTGTTCTTGCTACACGACAGCTTAAACACGGAGCTAAGGACATGCCTAAAAAACAGACTGCATCCACAACAGTGAAGGGCATCGCTAAACAGACCAAGATAAACAATACAATATTCAAAACATACAACCAGGTCACCGACAAGTCGTCACGCGTATGCCTACCTCTTAAACGGAGGGTGCTGGACATTCTACGTAAGTTCAGAAGAACACCG ACGAAGAAACAAAACAAGATGCGAGCATTGGAGCTGATGATTAGCGCTCCCCTAGAAAATGAAGAGGCCCATCCTCTGAGACTGAGAGTGAAGGTTTTAATGAACCAGCGACGCTCTCCCAACAATGAG GTGGTTCCTGATGATAAACAGCATAATCCAACCATTCAGAGGCCAGTTCATTCACTCAGGACACAGGAGAAAGACATAGCAGCCACAGGCTTCCAGCGCTTCCTCAATGTCCTCAATGAAGGTGTGGACCTCAACAAGCTCTCAAAGATCGTCAACGAAGAAAATGAGCTACTCATTGTGGGCGAGGAGCTACCACAAGTTTGGCCGACTCTGCTCGAGGGTCATGTTGACTACAGCAGTAGGTCCAAGTCTTCTCCATTTGAGGAGAAGAAGGTGAGGCTTGAGGATGAGCAGCGGTACGAGCAGATGCAGACCCTGCTGGAGATCGTTGGGCTGGACTTGGGGGTTGAGGAGTTGGGTcggctgacagacaggaccaatGATAGGCTGTATGGGAAGATGGGAGACTTGAAAAGAAAGGAGAatgagaagggagaagagaaaaaGGAGAGCGAGCCTTCATTTAAACATCTCAGTACTTCCTCATTACCATCAGACAGTGCCAGCCCCCTTCTAAACCAGCACTCAAACATGACCGTTGAATACAGCAGCTCTAGTAACAGGGTATGTGACATAGAGAGGGACAGATCTGAGAGGGACAGATCTGAGAGGGACAGATCTGAGAGGGACAGATCTGAGAGGGACCGGCACCGACACTCTGGTACCAGAGacaaggacagagacagggaggaggatatAGTCAGAGAAATGGAGATATCTGAGAGAGAtgggcacagagaggacagagccagAGAAGGGGACAGTCCTACGAGAGAGAGATCCAGGCAAAGATGCTCTAGTACCAGAGACAAGGACAGagtcagagaaagggacagaTCTGAGAGAAACCGAAAGGGAGACTGGCACAGACACTCtagtaccagagagagagacaatgacatACCggtagtcagagaaacaaacagaTCAGAAAGGAACAGAGATAAAGACGGGGGCAGAGACCCAGAGAAGGACTGGGACGGAGGCCAAGAGAGAGACCGGGACAGATCTAGGAGAGATGGGGGCAGATACAGAtctgagagagacggggacagagacccAGAGAAAGGCAGGGAcggaggccgagagagagaccgggacaaATACAgatctgagagagacagaaaccgaGCGATAGACAAGGATATAGAAAGGTGGCTGCAAAGGACCAAAGACGGAGACAAACGTTCTAGGACCAGTGACTGGGACAGCGAGAGCGACTGGAACAGCCACTGTAGTACtagagactgggacagggagagatctGAGAGGGATAGGTATGGGGATGAGTCCAGGGAAAGCTCCATTGAGCTCTACTCATACTCCATGGACCCTGTATTCCCTGTTTCTCATCCCCATGCATCTATGATGGCAAACTACTCCCCCACCCAGTACTCTCAGTATATGACGTACCACAGCAGCCCCTACACCATGGCCTTCCCTCCAGGGTGGGGTTATCCCCCTGGCACCATGCCCCCTGGCACCATGCCCCCTGGCACCATGCCCCCTGGTATTATGCCCCCTGGTATTATGCCGCCTGGTAACATGCCGCCTGGTACCATGCTTCCTGGTGTTATGCTCCCTGTTACCATGCCACCTGGAATCATGCCAGCTGGTGCCATGCTGCCTATTAACAAGCCCCGCCTACCTAACCCCCCTGGGTATCCACCCAACACCAACTTCCCCCCATATTACTCTAATGGCACAACAGCCTTAAACCAGACATACACCAAGCCTGCTAGCAACCTCCAGCTCTCATCTACCCAGCCTGCTAGCAACCTCCAGCTCTCATCTACCCAGCCTGCTAGCAACCTCCAGCTCTCATCTACCAAGCCTGCTAGCAACCTCCAGCTCTCATCTACCCAGCCTGCTAGCAACCTCCAGCTCTCATCTACCCAGCCTGCTAGCAACCTCCAGCTCACATCTACCCAGCCTGCCGGCACTGCAGCAGTCTTGCCCCTCCTACGTAACCCCCCCATTTGTcacaagaaactagctccctggtataatGAAAATAACAAAGCCCTGAGGCGAGTTTCCCGACAaatggaacggaaatggcgctccACCAAtttggaagtcttccgactagcttgggaAGACAGTAAAGCGCAATATCGAAAAGCCCTCAATGCCGCTCGATTAGCCTACTTTTCCAAACAGATTGAGGAGAATaaaaacaatccaaaatgtatttttgatactgttgacaagctaactaaaaagcagcattctccAAGTGAGGATGGCCTTCACTTCACCTAA
- the LOC115142564 gene encoding RNA-binding protein 26-like isoform X3 gives MPNGTRELQSGASSAMSYIMDPSARDWSKGSLRGSSGPFSPDTDGDVDGDPVQPSVDLELARKKKELEVIEEKIARKKAVLATRQLKHGAKDMPKKQTASTTVKGIAKQTKINNTIFKTYNQVTDKSSRVCLPLKRRVLDILRKFRRTPVRHLLRKTKKQNKMRALELMISAPLENEEAHPLRLRVKVLMNQRRSPNNEVVPDDKQHNPTIQRPVHSLRTQEKDIAATGFQRFLNVLNEGVDLNKLSKIVNEENELLIVGEELPQVWPTLLEGHVDYSSRSKSSPFEEKKVRLEDEQRYEQMQTLLEIVGLDLGVEELGRLTDRTNDRLYGKMGDLKRKENEKGEEKKESEPSFKHLSTSSLPSDSASPLLNQHSNMTVEYSSSSNRVCDIERDRSERDRSERDRSERDRSERDRHRHSGTRDKDRDREEDIVREMEISERDGHREDRAREGDSPTRERSRQRCSSTRDKDRVRERDRSERNRKGDWHRHSSTRERDNDIPVVRETNRSERNRDKDGGRDPEKDWDGGQERDRDRSRRDGGRYRSERDGDRDPEKGRDGGRERDRDKYRSERDRNRAIDKDIERWLQRTKDGDKRSRTSDWDSESDWNSHCSTRDWDRERSERDRYGDESRESSIELYSYSMDPVFPVSHPHASMMANYSPTQYSQYMTYHSSPYTMAFPPGWGYPPGTMPPGTMPPGTMPPGIMPPGIMPPGNMPPGTMLPGVMLPVTMPPGIMPAGAMLPINKPRLPNPPGYPPNTNFPPYYSNGTTALNQTYTKPASNLQLSSTQPASNLQLSSTQPASNLQLSSTKPASNLQLSSTQPASNLQLSSTQPASNLQLTSTQPAGTAAVLPLLRNPPICHKKLAPWYNENNKALRRVSRQMERKWRSTNLEVFRLAWEDSKAQYRKALNAARLAYFSKQIEENKNNPKCIFDTVDKLTKKQHSPSEDGLHFT, from the exons ATGCCAAATGGAACCAGAGAGTTACAGTCTGGTGCTTCCTCTGCTATGAGCTACATTATGGATCCCTCTGCCAGAGACTGGAGCAAAGGCTCATTGAGGGGTAGCAGTGGTCCCttctccccagacacagatgggGACGTTGATGGAGACCCTGTGCAGCCCAGTGTGGACCTGGAACTAGCTCGtaagaagaaggagctggaggTCATAGAGGAGAAGATAGCTCGCAAGAAAGCTGTTCTTGCTACACGACAGCTTAAACACGGAGCTAAGGACATGCCTAAAAAACAGACTGCATCCACAACAGTGAAGGGCATCGCTAAACAGACCAAGATAAACAATACAATATTCAAAACATACAACCAGGTCACCGACAAGTCGTCACGCGTATGCCTACCTCTTAAACGGAGGGTGCTGGACATTCTACGTAAGTTCAGAAGAACACCGGTAAGGCACCTACTGCGTAAG ACGAAGAAACAAAACAAGATGCGAGCATTGGAGCTGATGATTAGCGCTCCCCTAGAAAATGAAGAGGCCCATCCTCTGAGACTGAGAGTGAAGGTTTTAATGAACCAGCGACGCTCTCCCAACAATGAG GTGGTTCCTGATGATAAACAGCATAATCCAACCATTCAGAGGCCAGTTCATTCACTCAGGACACAGGAGAAAGACATAGCAGCCACAGGCTTCCAGCGCTTCCTCAATGTCCTCAATGAAGGTGTGGACCTCAACAAGCTCTCAAAGATCGTCAACGAAGAAAATGAGCTACTCATTGTGGGCGAGGAGCTACCACAAGTTTGGCCGACTCTGCTCGAGGGTCATGTTGACTACAGCAGTAGGTCCAAGTCTTCTCCATTTGAGGAGAAGAAGGTGAGGCTTGAGGATGAGCAGCGGTACGAGCAGATGCAGACCCTGCTGGAGATCGTTGGGCTGGACTTGGGGGTTGAGGAGTTGGGTcggctgacagacaggaccaatGATAGGCTGTATGGGAAGATGGGAGACTTGAAAAGAAAGGAGAatgagaagggagaagagaaaaaGGAGAGCGAGCCTTCATTTAAACATCTCAGTACTTCCTCATTACCATCAGACAGTGCCAGCCCCCTTCTAAACCAGCACTCAAACATGACCGTTGAATACAGCAGCTCTAGTAACAGGGTATGTGACATAGAGAGGGACAGATCTGAGAGGGACAGATCTGAGAGGGACAGATCTGAGAGGGACAGATCTGAGAGGGACCGGCACCGACACTCTGGTACCAGAGacaaggacagagacagggaggaggatatAGTCAGAGAAATGGAGATATCTGAGAGAGAtgggcacagagaggacagagccagAGAAGGGGACAGTCCTACGAGAGAGAGATCCAGGCAAAGATGCTCTAGTACCAGAGACAAGGACAGagtcagagaaagggacagaTCTGAGAGAAACCGAAAGGGAGACTGGCACAGACACTCtagtaccagagagagagacaatgacatACCggtagtcagagaaacaaacagaTCAGAAAGGAACAGAGATAAAGACGGGGGCAGAGACCCAGAGAAGGACTGGGACGGAGGCCAAGAGAGAGACCGGGACAGATCTAGGAGAGATGGGGGCAGATACAGAtctgagagagacggggacagagacccAGAGAAAGGCAGGGAcggaggccgagagagagaccgggacaaATACAgatctgagagagacagaaaccgaGCGATAGACAAGGATATAGAAAGGTGGCTGCAAAGGACCAAAGACGGAGACAAACGTTCTAGGACCAGTGACTGGGACAGCGAGAGCGACTGGAACAGCCACTGTAGTACtagagactgggacagggagagatctGAGAGGGATAGGTATGGGGATGAGTCCAGGGAAAGCTCCATTGAGCTCTACTCATACTCCATGGACCCTGTATTCCCTGTTTCTCATCCCCATGCATCTATGATGGCAAACTACTCCCCCACCCAGTACTCTCAGTATATGACGTACCACAGCAGCCCCTACACCATGGCCTTCCCTCCAGGGTGGGGTTATCCCCCTGGCACCATGCCCCCTGGCACCATGCCCCCTGGCACCATGCCCCCTGGTATTATGCCCCCTGGTATTATGCCGCCTGGTAACATGCCGCCTGGTACCATGCTTCCTGGTGTTATGCTCCCTGTTACCATGCCACCTGGAATCATGCCAGCTGGTGCCATGCTGCCTATTAACAAGCCCCGCCTACCTAACCCCCCTGGGTATCCACCCAACACCAACTTCCCCCCATATTACTCTAATGGCACAACAGCCTTAAACCAGACATACACCAAGCCTGCTAGCAACCTCCAGCTCTCATCTACCCAGCCTGCTAGCAACCTCCAGCTCTCATCTACCCAGCCTGCTAGCAACCTCCAGCTCTCATCTACCAAGCCTGCTAGCAACCTCCAGCTCTCATCTACCCAGCCTGCTAGCAACCTCCAGCTCTCATCTACCCAGCCTGCTAGCAACCTCCAGCTCACATCTACCCAGCCTGCCGGCACTGCAGCAGTCTTGCCCCTCCTACGTAACCCCCCCATTTGTcacaagaaactagctccctggtataatGAAAATAACAAAGCCCTGAGGCGAGTTTCCCGACAaatggaacggaaatggcgctccACCAAtttggaagtcttccgactagcttgggaAGACAGTAAAGCGCAATATCGAAAAGCCCTCAATGCCGCTCGATTAGCCTACTTTTCCAAACAGATTGAGGAGAATaaaaacaatccaaaatgtatttttgatactgttgacaagctaactaaaaagcagcattctccAAGTGAGGATGGCCTTCACTTCACCTAA
- the LOC115142564 gene encoding uncharacterized protein LOC115142564 isoform X1, which produces MLHTPSCWWQYWNLNHNKVGKKSSEAVNLKSHPSSDTLEDNMPNGTRELQSGASSAMSYIMDPSARDWSKGSLRGSSGPFSPDTDGDVDGDPVQPSVDLELARKKKELEVIEEKIARKKAVLATRQLKHGAKDMPKKQTASTTVKGIAKQTKINNTIFKTYNQVTDKSSRVCLPLKRRVLDILRKFRRTPVRHLLRKTKKQNKMRALELMISAPLENEEAHPLRLRVKVLMNQRRSPNNEVVPDDKQHNPTIQRPVHSLRTQEKDIAATGFQRFLNVLNEGVDLNKLSKIVNEENELLIVGEELPQVWPTLLEGHVDYSSRSKSSPFEEKKVRLEDEQRYEQMQTLLEIVGLDLGVEELGRLTDRTNDRLYGKMGDLKRKENEKGEEKKESEPSFKHLSTSSLPSDSASPLLNQHSNMTVEYSSSSNRVCDIERDRSERDRSERDRSERDRSERDRHRHSGTRDKDRDREEDIVREMEISERDGHREDRAREGDSPTRERSRQRCSSTRDKDRVRERDRSERNRKGDWHRHSSTRERDNDIPVVRETNRSERNRDKDGGRDPEKDWDGGQERDRDRSRRDGGRYRSERDGDRDPEKGRDGGRERDRDKYRSERDRNRAIDKDIERWLQRTKDGDKRSRTSDWDSESDWNSHCSTRDWDRERSERDRYGDESRESSIELYSYSMDPVFPVSHPHASMMANYSPTQYSQYMTYHSSPYTMAFPPGWGYPPGTMPPGTMPPGTMPPGIMPPGIMPPGNMPPGTMLPGVMLPVTMPPGIMPAGAMLPINKPRLPNPPGYPPNTNFPPYYSNGTTALNQTYTKPASNLQLSSTQPASNLQLSSTQPASNLQLSSTKPASNLQLSSTQPASNLQLSSTQPASNLQLTSTQPAGTAAVLPLLRNPPICHKKLAPWYNENNKALRRVSRQMERKWRSTNLEVFRLAWEDSKAQYRKALNAARLAYFSKQIEENKNNPKCIFDTVDKLTKKQHSPSEDGLHFT; this is translated from the exons TGAACCTGAAGAGTCATCCCAGCTCAGACACGCTGGAAGATAACATGCCAAATGGAACCAGAGAGTTACAGTCTGGTGCTTCCTCTGCTATGAGCTACATTATGGATCCCTCTGCCAGAGACTGGAGCAAAGGCTCATTGAGGGGTAGCAGTGGTCCCttctccccagacacagatgggGACGTTGATGGAGACCCTGTGCAGCCCAGTGTGGACCTGGAACTAGCTCGtaagaagaaggagctggaggTCATAGAGGAGAAGATAGCTCGCAAGAAAGCTGTTCTTGCTACACGACAGCTTAAACACGGAGCTAAGGACATGCCTAAAAAACAGACTGCATCCACAACAGTGAAGGGCATCGCTAAACAGACCAAGATAAACAATACAATATTCAAAACATACAACCAGGTCACCGACAAGTCGTCACGCGTATGCCTACCTCTTAAACGGAGGGTGCTGGACATTCTACGTAAGTTCAGAAGAACACCGGTAAGGCACCTACTGCGTAAG ACGAAGAAACAAAACAAGATGCGAGCATTGGAGCTGATGATTAGCGCTCCCCTAGAAAATGAAGAGGCCCATCCTCTGAGACTGAGAGTGAAGGTTTTAATGAACCAGCGACGCTCTCCCAACAATGAG GTGGTTCCTGATGATAAACAGCATAATCCAACCATTCAGAGGCCAGTTCATTCACTCAGGACACAGGAGAAAGACATAGCAGCCACAGGCTTCCAGCGCTTCCTCAATGTCCTCAATGAAGGTGTGGACCTCAACAAGCTCTCAAAGATCGTCAACGAAGAAAATGAGCTACTCATTGTGGGCGAGGAGCTACCACAAGTTTGGCCGACTCTGCTCGAGGGTCATGTTGACTACAGCAGTAGGTCCAAGTCTTCTCCATTTGAGGAGAAGAAGGTGAGGCTTGAGGATGAGCAGCGGTACGAGCAGATGCAGACCCTGCTGGAGATCGTTGGGCTGGACTTGGGGGTTGAGGAGTTGGGTcggctgacagacaggaccaatGATAGGCTGTATGGGAAGATGGGAGACTTGAAAAGAAAGGAGAatgagaagggagaagagaaaaaGGAGAGCGAGCCTTCATTTAAACATCTCAGTACTTCCTCATTACCATCAGACAGTGCCAGCCCCCTTCTAAACCAGCACTCAAACATGACCGTTGAATACAGCAGCTCTAGTAACAGGGTATGTGACATAGAGAGGGACAGATCTGAGAGGGACAGATCTGAGAGGGACAGATCTGAGAGGGACAGATCTGAGAGGGACCGGCACCGACACTCTGGTACCAGAGacaaggacagagacagggaggaggatatAGTCAGAGAAATGGAGATATCTGAGAGAGAtgggcacagagaggacagagccagAGAAGGGGACAGTCCTACGAGAGAGAGATCCAGGCAAAGATGCTCTAGTACCAGAGACAAGGACAGagtcagagaaagggacagaTCTGAGAGAAACCGAAAGGGAGACTGGCACAGACACTCtagtaccagagagagagacaatgacatACCggtagtcagagaaacaaacagaTCAGAAAGGAACAGAGATAAAGACGGGGGCAGAGACCCAGAGAAGGACTGGGACGGAGGCCAAGAGAGAGACCGGGACAGATCTAGGAGAGATGGGGGCAGATACAGAtctgagagagacggggacagagacccAGAGAAAGGCAGGGAcggaggccgagagagagaccgggacaaATACAgatctgagagagacagaaaccgaGCGATAGACAAGGATATAGAAAGGTGGCTGCAAAGGACCAAAGACGGAGACAAACGTTCTAGGACCAGTGACTGGGACAGCGAGAGCGACTGGAACAGCCACTGTAGTACtagagactgggacagggagagatctGAGAGGGATAGGTATGGGGATGAGTCCAGGGAAAGCTCCATTGAGCTCTACTCATACTCCATGGACCCTGTATTCCCTGTTTCTCATCCCCATGCATCTATGATGGCAAACTACTCCCCCACCCAGTACTCTCAGTATATGACGTACCACAGCAGCCCCTACACCATGGCCTTCCCTCCAGGGTGGGGTTATCCCCCTGGCACCATGCCCCCTGGCACCATGCCCCCTGGCACCATGCCCCCTGGTATTATGCCCCCTGGTATTATGCCGCCTGGTAACATGCCGCCTGGTACCATGCTTCCTGGTGTTATGCTCCCTGTTACCATGCCACCTGGAATCATGCCAGCTGGTGCCATGCTGCCTATTAACAAGCCCCGCCTACCTAACCCCCCTGGGTATCCACCCAACACCAACTTCCCCCCATATTACTCTAATGGCACAACAGCCTTAAACCAGACATACACCAAGCCTGCTAGCAACCTCCAGCTCTCATCTACCCAGCCTGCTAGCAACCTCCAGCTCTCATCTACCCAGCCTGCTAGCAACCTCCAGCTCTCATCTACCAAGCCTGCTAGCAACCTCCAGCTCTCATCTACCCAGCCTGCTAGCAACCTCCAGCTCTCATCTACCCAGCCTGCTAGCAACCTCCAGCTCACATCTACCCAGCCTGCCGGCACTGCAGCAGTCTTGCCCCTCCTACGTAACCCCCCCATTTGTcacaagaaactagctccctggtataatGAAAATAACAAAGCCCTGAGGCGAGTTTCCCGACAaatggaacggaaatggcgctccACCAAtttggaagtcttccgactagcttgggaAGACAGTAAAGCGCAATATCGAAAAGCCCTCAATGCCGCTCGATTAGCCTACTTTTCCAAACAGATTGAGGAGAATaaaaacaatccaaaatgtatttttgatactgttgacaagctaactaaaaagcagcattctccAAGTGAGGATGGCCTTCACTTCACCTAA
- the LOC135559820 gene encoding nipped-B-like protein B, which translates to MDPEKHSHQREYREPKACSQREYEEPERYSRRREYGGPSSGQWDDSFEKRGNGQAMPREPYSEYSSMRRTREGGKEYGASSAMSYIMYPSSRDWSKGSLRGSSGPFSPDTDRDIDGDPVVLSVEDLELARKKEELKVIEEKIARKKAVLALQKVKRRAKDMPETQAASATAKGMSKQRKVNDTTFQRYSNVADHSSRICLPLKRRVLDILSKLRRTPVRYLLHKDTPAKLKKQNKMRALELMISAPLENEEAHPLRLRVKGLMNQRRSPNNEVVANDKQHNPTIQRPVHSLRTQEKDIAATGFQRFLNVLNEGVDLNKLSKIVNDENEQLIVGEELPQVWPTLLEGHVDYSSRSKSSPFERMQTLLEIVGLDLGVEELGRLTDRTNDRLYGKMGDLKRDRAREGESPARERCRQRCSSTREKDRVRERDRSERNRKGDGHRHSSSRERDKDTPVVRETNRSERNRDKDGDRDPEKDWDGGRERDRDRSRRDWGRYRSERDGDRDPEKSRDGGREKDRDRYRSERDRKREIAKDVDRWLQRTRNGDKRSRTRDWDRERSERDRYGDESRESSIELYSYSMDPVFPVSHPHASMMATYSTTQYSQYMAYHSSPYTMAFPPGWGYPAGTMPAGIMPLVSCPWYHASWNHASWCHAA; encoded by the exons ATGGATCCAGAGAAGCACAGTCACCAGAGGGAGTATAGAGAACCAAAGGCATGCAGTCAGAGGGAGTATGAAGAACCAGAGAGGTACAGTCGGCGGAGGGAGTACGGAGGACCGAGCTCGGGACAATGGGACGATAGCTTTGAGAAGAGAGGCAATGGCCAAGCTATGCCCCGAGAGCCCTACAGTGAATACTCCAGCATGAGGCGAACTAGAGAAGGTGGGAAGGAGTATGGTGCTTCCTCTGCTATGAGCTACATCATGTACCCATCATCCAGAGACTGGAGCAAAGGCTCATTGAGGGGTAGCAGTGGTCCCTTCTCCCCAGACACAGATAGGGACATTGATGGAGATCCTGTGGTGCTCAGTGTGGAGGACCTGGAACTCGCTCGTAAGAAGGAGGAGTTGAAGGTCATAGAGGAAAAGATAGCTCGCAAGAAAGCTGTTCTTGCTCTGCAAAAAGTTAAACGCAGAGCTAAGGACATGCCTGAAACACAGGCTGCATCCGCAACAGCGAAGGGCATGTCTAAACAGAGGAAGGTAAACGATACAACATTCCAAAGATACAGTAATGTCGCGGACCATTCGTCACGCATATGCCTACCTCTTAAACGGAGGGTGCTGGACATTCTGAGTAAGCTCAGAAGAACACCGGTACGGTACCTACTGCATAAG GATACCCCTGCCAAGCTGAAGAAACAAAACAAGATGCGAGCATTGGAGCTGATGATTAGCGCTCCCCTAGAAAATGAAGAGGCCCATCCTCTGAGACTGAGAGTGAAGGGTTTAATGAACCAACGACGCTCTCCCAACAATGAG GTGGTCGCTAATGATAAACAACATAATCCAACCATTCAGAGGCCAGTTCACTCACTCAGGACACAGGAGAAAGACATAGCAGCCACAGGCTTCCAGCGCTTCCTCAATGTCCTCAATGAAGGTGTGGACCTCAACAAGCTCTCAAAGATCGTCAACGACGAAAATGAGCAACTCATTGTGGGCGAGGAGCTACCACAAGTTTGGCCGACTCTGCTCGAGGGTCATGTTGACTACAGCAGTAGGTCCAAGTCTTCTCCATTTGAGCGGATGCAGACCCTGCTGGAGATTGTTGGGCTGGACTTGGGGGTTGAGGAGTTGGGTcggctgacagacaggaccaatGATAGGCTATATGGAAAGATGGGAGACTTGAAAAGGGACAGAGCCAGAGAAGGGGAAAGTCctgcgagagagagatgcaggcaAAGATGCTCTAGTACCAGAGAAAAGGACagagtcagagaaagagacagatctGAGAGAAACCGAAAGGGAGACGGGCACAGACACTCtagttccagagagagagacaaggacacaccggtagtcagagaaacaaacagaTCAGAAAGGAACAGAGATAAAGACGGGGACAGAGACCCAGAGAAGGACTGGGAcggaggccgagagagagaccgggacagATCTAGGAGAGACTGGGGCAGATACAGAtctgagagagacggggacagagacccAGAGAAAAGCAGAGACGGAGGCCGAGAGAAAGACCGGGACAGATACAgatctgagagagacagaaaacgaGAGATAGCCAAGGATGTAGACAGGTGGCTGCAAAGGACCAGAAACGGAGACAAACGTTCTAGGAccagagactgggacagagagagatctgAGAGGGATAGGTATGGGGATGAGTCCAGGGAAAGCTCCATTGAGCTCTACTCATACTCCATGGACCCTGTATTCCCTGTTTCTCATCCCCATGCATCTATGATGGCTACCTACTCCACCACCCAGTACTCTCAGTATATGGCATACCACAGCAGCCCCTACACCATGGCCTTCCCTCCAGGGTGGGGTTATCCCGCTGGTACCATGCCCGCTGGTATTATGCCCCTGGTATCATGCCCCTGGTACCATGCTTCCTGGAATCATGCCAGCTGGTGCCATGCTGCCTAG